The proteins below are encoded in one region of Streptomyces marianii:
- a CDS encoding subtilase-type protease inhibitor has product MRKTARWTAGGATLAVALLGSTAGVAYSAPASLYAPSALVLTTAHGESTTTSPERAVVLTCGPGATGTHPDSEGACAALAQVKGEFGSLAEISRGQPRFCTREYNPVTVTAQGVWQGTRVSYEHTFANDCVKNAEGAAVFEF; this is encoded by the coding sequence ATGCGGAAGACCGCTCGATGGACAGCAGGCGGTGCCACCCTCGCCGTTGCGCTGCTCGGGTCGACGGCCGGCGTCGCGTACAGCGCGCCCGCCTCGCTGTACGCGCCCTCGGCGCTGGTCCTGACCACGGCACACGGGGAGAGCACCACAACGAGCCCGGAGCGTGCGGTCGTCCTCACCTGCGGGCCCGGCGCCACCGGTACGCATCCGGACTCGGAAGGCGCGTGCGCCGCCCTCGCACAGGTGAAGGGCGAGTTCGGCAGCCTCGCCGAGATCAGCCGCGGGCAGCCGCGTTTCTGCACCAGGGAGTACAACCCCGTCACGGTGACGGCTCAGGGCGTCTGGCAGGGCACGCGGGTGAGCTATGAGCACACCTTCGCCAACGACTGCGTCAAGAACGCCGAAGGCGCGGCCGTCTTCGAATTCTGA
- a CDS encoding cytochrome P450: MSLDSIPRAKGRVPGLGHVPRVLRDPLGVLRALHAEGPVLRLDIGTMPVVVVTTPDTITEVLVKKGKHFRKGRLFDRLKPLVGNGIGNSEGATHIRNRRLIQPMFYKERLEGYAHVMAERSQMLADSWSDGQTIDAAKVAGSFTIETLAATIFSADIGRPAVESVREDLPVILRVMLRRALAPKALDGLPIWRSFDRSASRMRAVIEEVIATTRASNPESRTDLLSLLLSARDETGTGMTDEEVRDELATMLFAGSETTASTLAWAMYHIGQRLDVEEELLTEIKNAVGDRPVTFADVQNLPAITRVLNEVIRLHGVTTLMRRTIEPVTIGGYDLPADTEVLFSPYAMHRDPDLYPDPDRFDPDRWLPEQSADRPRHHVAPFGAGNRKCIGDKFAWLEATIILATVLPRWRLRSVPGSKPPAEATASMAHPIRVPMVVRRRQGV; the protein is encoded by the coding sequence GTGTCACTGGATTCCATACCCCGGGCGAAGGGCCGCGTGCCCGGCCTCGGCCACGTACCCCGCGTGCTGCGTGACCCGCTCGGAGTCCTCAGAGCCCTCCACGCCGAAGGGCCCGTCCTGCGCCTGGACATCGGCACCATGCCCGTCGTCGTCGTCACCACCCCCGACACGATCACCGAAGTCCTCGTCAAGAAGGGCAAGCACTTCAGGAAGGGCCGACTCTTCGACCGGCTGAAGCCGCTGGTCGGCAACGGCATCGGCAACTCCGAAGGCGCGACCCACATCCGCAACCGACGCCTCATCCAGCCGATGTTCTACAAGGAGCGCCTCGAGGGCTACGCCCACGTCATGGCCGAGCGTTCCCAGATGCTGGCGGACTCCTGGAGCGACGGCCAGACCATCGACGCAGCCAAGGTCGCGGGCAGCTTCACCATCGAGACCCTCGCCGCGACCATCTTCAGCGCCGACATCGGCCGTCCCGCCGTCGAATCCGTCCGCGAAGACCTGCCCGTCATCCTCCGCGTCATGCTGCGCCGGGCCCTCGCCCCCAAAGCCCTGGACGGGCTCCCGATCTGGAGGTCCTTCGACCGCTCGGCCTCCCGGATGCGCGCCGTGATCGAGGAGGTCATCGCCACCACCCGCGCCTCCAACCCCGAAAGCCGCACGGACCTGCTCTCCCTGCTGCTCTCCGCACGCGACGAGACCGGCACCGGCATGACCGACGAAGAAGTCCGCGACGAACTCGCCACCATGCTCTTCGCTGGGAGCGAGACAACCGCCTCCACACTCGCCTGGGCCATGTACCACATCGGCCAGCGACTCGACGTGGAAGAGGAACTCCTCACAGAGATCAAGAACGCCGTCGGCGACCGGCCCGTCACCTTCGCCGACGTACAGAACCTGCCCGCCATCACGCGCGTCCTGAACGAAGTGATCCGGCTCCACGGAGTCACCACACTCATGCGACGCACCATCGAGCCCGTCACCATCGGCGGCTACGACCTTCCCGCCGACACCGAGGTCCTCTTCAGCCCCTACGCCATGCACCGCGACCCGGACCTGTATCCGGACCCCGACCGCTTCGACCCCGACCGCTGGCTTCCCGAACAGTCAGCCGACCGCCCGCGCCACCACGTTGCTCCCTTCGGCGCCGGCAACCGCAAGTGCATCGGCGACAAGTTCGCCTGGCTCGAAGCAACCATCATCCTGGCCACCGTCCTGCCCCGCTGGAGGCTCCGCTCCGTTCCCGGCAGCAAGCCACCGGCCGAGGCCACCGCGTCCATGGCACACCCCATTCGCGTGCCCATGGTCGTCCGCCGCCGCCAGGGCGTCTGA